In Penaeus monodon isolate SGIC_2016 chromosome 43, NSTDA_Pmon_1, whole genome shotgun sequence, one DNA window encodes the following:
- the LOC119568359 gene encoding kunitz-type serine protease inhibitor HCRG2-like: MRLLIFLSLIFVASGLLRPLGDIAEIVCHQPKVVGPCKARFHRFYYSFDKNECIPFIYGGCGKNDNNFETKEDCWFLCGR; encoded by the exons a tGCGTTTATTAATTTTCCTGAGTCTCATCTTCGTCGCCTCTGGCCTACTCCGCCCACTGGGag aTATTGCAGAAATTGTGTGTCATCAGCCGAAGGTGGTAGGGCCTTGCAAAGCCCGTTTCCATAGGTTCTACTATAGCTTCGATAAGAATGAATGCATACC gtTTATTTACGGCGGTTGTGGGAAGAATGACAACAACTTTGAAACAAAAGAAGATTGCTGGTTTCTCTGCGGCCGATGA